A portion of the Pseudoxanthomonas sp. JBR18 genome contains these proteins:
- a CDS encoding efflux RND transporter permease subunit: MSIAALSIRRPVTTVMCFVSLLVVGTIAAIRLPLEAFPDISAPFLFVQLPYPGSTPEEVERNVLRPAEEAVAIMPGIKRLRGTATADGANLFIEFSDWDRDIAIAASDARERIDAIRSELPDDLTRYSVFKWSSGDQPILRVRLAGDRDMTNAYDMIDREFKRRLERIPGVARVEISGAAPNEVEVAIAPDRLTAHGLNLNDLTTRLKAANFSISAGQIDDHGQRLRVQPMGEVADLQQLRELVIGDHGLRLGDVAQVQLKPSRMDYGRRLDGKPAVGMDIYKERSANLVQVSRDALAEVEAIRAQPQLRDVQVKIMENQGDNVTSSLLELAEAGAIGLVLSIAVLFFFLRHWPSTLMVTLAIPICFVITLGFMYFAGVTLNILTMMGLLLAVGMLVDNAVVVVESIFQEREKMPGEPVKAALLGTKHVAIALSAGTLCHCIVFVPNLFGEINQISIFMAQIAVTISVSLLASWLVAISLIPMLAARMKTPPQLQSHRGLIPWMQRHYARGLRWSLAHRGWSVLGIVLIVAASVVPMVRTQMDMFGGGSAGETRVMYQFHGSYTRDQMSAEVARAEQVLEGQRKAMGIEQIYSWFSESEGASTMVTFDTKDPEETRRRVEALRKLMPRSARADIVLGDGNGNNGKGGNSVQVQLTGDSTGMLREIARDVVPALARRPELRDVRVDAGDQSSELKVRVDRERAAAFGFSAQDVASFVNIALRGGQLRELRRGETEVPVTVRFAGAEQSTIADLEGFTVRAKDGRSVPLMSMVSVDQSPSPSQISRFNRQTTLTITANLAEQVPAPKGREAMEEALKAMSFPPGYHYTFDGGDYQDDGEAMQQMLFNMVIALLMIYLVMAAVFESLLFPAAIMSGVVFSIFGVFWLFWVTGTTFGIMSFIGILVLMGVVVNNGIVMIEHINTLRRSGLSRTEALVEGSRERLRPIMMTMGTAILAMVPIALGGTQMGGDGPPYFPMARAIAGGLAFSTVVSLLFLPTIYAILDDLSAGMARLVRRARGVPTELATGAA, from the coding sequence GATGGGGCGAACCTGTTCATCGAGTTCTCCGACTGGGATCGGGACATCGCCATCGCCGCTTCCGATGCGCGCGAGCGCATCGATGCCATCCGCAGCGAGCTGCCAGACGACCTGACCCGCTATTCGGTGTTCAAGTGGTCCAGCGGCGACCAGCCGATCCTGCGCGTGCGCCTGGCCGGCGACCGCGACATGACCAACGCCTACGACATGATCGACCGCGAGTTCAAACGCCGGCTCGAGCGCATCCCAGGCGTGGCACGGGTGGAGATTTCCGGTGCGGCGCCCAACGAGGTCGAGGTCGCCATTGCGCCGGATCGCCTGACCGCGCATGGACTGAATCTCAACGACCTCACCACGCGGTTGAAGGCCGCCAATTTCTCCATCTCCGCAGGTCAGATCGACGACCACGGCCAGCGCCTGCGCGTGCAGCCGATGGGAGAGGTGGCCGACCTGCAGCAGTTGCGTGAACTGGTGATCGGTGACCACGGCCTGCGCCTGGGCGATGTGGCCCAGGTGCAGCTGAAGCCCTCGCGCATGGACTACGGGCGCCGGCTGGACGGCAAGCCCGCCGTGGGCATGGACATCTACAAGGAGCGCAGCGCCAACCTGGTACAGGTCTCGCGCGATGCGCTGGCCGAGGTCGAGGCGATCCGCGCCCAGCCGCAGCTGCGCGACGTGCAGGTCAAGATCATGGAGAACCAGGGCGACAACGTGACCTCCTCGCTGCTGGAACTGGCCGAGGCCGGCGCGATCGGCCTGGTGCTGTCCATCGCGGTGCTGTTCTTCTTCCTGCGCCACTGGCCCTCGACCCTGATGGTGACCCTGGCGATCCCGATCTGCTTCGTGATCACCCTGGGTTTCATGTACTTCGCCGGGGTCACGCTCAACATCCTGACCATGATGGGCCTGCTGCTGGCCGTGGGCATGCTGGTGGACAACGCGGTGGTGGTGGTCGAAAGCATCTTCCAGGAGCGCGAAAAGATGCCTGGTGAACCGGTCAAGGCCGCACTGCTGGGCACCAAGCATGTCGCCATCGCGCTGTCGGCCGGCACGCTGTGCCACTGCATCGTGTTCGTGCCCAACCTGTTCGGCGAGATCAACCAGATCAGCATCTTCATGGCGCAGATCGCGGTGACGATCTCGGTCTCGCTGCTGGCCTCCTGGCTGGTGGCGATCAGCCTGATCCCGATGCTGGCCGCGCGCATGAAGACCCCGCCCCAGTTGCAGTCGCATCGTGGCCTGATCCCGTGGATGCAGCGTCATTACGCCCGTGGACTGCGCTGGTCGTTGGCCCATCGCGGCTGGAGCGTGCTGGGCATCGTGCTGATCGTGGCGGCCAGCGTCGTGCCGATGGTGCGAACGCAGATGGATATGTTCGGCGGGGGTTCGGCCGGGGAGACCCGGGTCATGTACCAGTTCCATGGTTCCTACACCCGCGACCAGATGTCCGCCGAGGTTGCTCGTGCCGAGCAGGTGCTCGAGGGCCAGCGCAAGGCGATGGGCATCGAGCAGATCTATTCGTGGTTCAGCGAATCGGAGGGCGCCTCGACCATGGTGACCTTCGACACCAAGGATCCGGAGGAAACCCGGCGCCGGGTCGAAGCGCTGCGCAAGCTGATGCCGCGTTCGGCCCGGGCCGACATCGTGCTGGGCGATGGCAACGGTAACAATGGCAAGGGCGGCAACAGCGTGCAGGTCCAGCTCACCGGCGATTCGACCGGCATGCTGCGCGAGATCGCACGCGATGTGGTGCCGGCCCTGGCGCGGCGGCCGGAGCTGCGCGACGTGCGCGTGGATGCCGGTGACCAGAGCAGCGAGCTGAAGGTCCGTGTGGATCGTGAGCGTGCGGCGGCCTTCGGGTTCTCGGCGCAGGACGTCGCCAGCTTCGTCAACATCGCCCTGCGTGGCGGCCAATTGCGCGAGCTGCGTCGTGGCGAGACCGAAGTGCCGGTGACGGTGCGCTTCGCCGGTGCCGAGCAGTCGACCATCGCCGATCTGGAAGGCTTCACGGTGCGGGCCAAGGACGGGCGCAGCGTGCCGCTGATGTCGATGGTGAGCGTGGATCAGTCGCCGTCACCGTCGCAGATCTCGCGCTTCAATCGCCAGACCACGCTGACCATCACCGCCAACCTGGCCGAGCAGGTGCCCGCCCCGAAGGGACGCGAAGCGATGGAGGAGGCACTCAAGGCGATGAGCTTCCCGCCTGGGTATCACTACACCTTTGACGGAGGCGATTACCAGGACGATGGCGAGGCCATGCAGCAGATGCTGTTCAACATGGTCATCGCCCTGTTGATGATCTACCTGGTGATGGCAGCGGTGTTCGAGTCGCTGCTGTTCCCGGCGGCGATCATGTCCGGGGTGGTGTTCTCGATCTTCGGCGTGTTTTGGCTGTTCTGGGTCACCGGCACCACGTTCGGCATCATGTCCTTCATTGGGATCCTGGTGCTGATGGGCGTGGTGGTGAACAACGGGATCGTGATGATCGAACACATCAACACCCTGCGCCGCAGTGGCCTGAGCCGTACCGAGGCCCTGGTGGAGGGCAGTCGAGAGCGCCTGCGTCCGATCATGATGACGATGGGCACGGCGATCCTGGCGATGGTCCCCATTGCACTGGGCGGGACCCAGATGGGCGGCGACGGCCCGCCGTATTTCCCGATGGCGCGCGCCATTGCCGGTGGGCTGGCGTTCTCGACCGTGGTCAGCCTGCTGTTCCTGCCGACGATCTACGCGATCCTGGACGATCTCAGCGCTGGTATGGCCCGCCTGGTGCGCCGCGCGCGCGGCGTGCCGACGGAACTGGCGACCGGCGCAGCCTGA